A window of Herpetosiphonaceae bacterium genomic DNA:
GTGTTGGCTACCGGAACCAGGACGGTGGATAGCGGCCCGCTGCTCTACTATCGCGGCGGGTACCAGCAGTTCGAGAAAGTCAGGCTGGCCTACCAGGTATAGACCGCACTGAGCAACATCGATCAGCAGGATCGCTGAAATCCTGCAATGCCAACAAACTGACAGCAACCGGGGCGGAGAATGGTCCCGACTATGTGGTTGGAGAGGGATTATGGCCGAACATATATTTGACCAATTTACCAGGCAAGCCAGGCAAGTCATGCAGTTCGCCAGCGAAGAGGCCCGCGCCTTCAATCACCCCCACATCGGGACCGAGCACATTTTGCTAGGGCTGCTGCATGAGAGCGAGGGCATCGCGGCACAGGCGCTTGCCGACCTGGACATCAAGCTCGTTTCGGCGCGACAGACCGTGGAGTTCCTGGTTGGCACAGGCCACGGATCGACGTATATCGAGCATCCGCTGACGGCACGAGCGCTCCACGTGATCGACCGCGCCTATGAGGAAGCTGCCCGGCTCAATCAAAAAGAGGTGAGCAGCGAACATCTGCTGCTCGGTCTGCTGCGCGGTGGTGAAGGTCTAGCTACCGGCGTGCTCGACATGCTAGGCGTTTCGCCGGATCAGGTGCGTCATCAGGTGATGCAGGCACTCCGCGATTCTGGACCGCCAGCGGCGATGTCATCCAATCGCTCCAGCAGCTACCCCAGCCGCAGCGCCAGCGCCAGCGCCAGCGCTAGCGCCAATCAGAGCCAGAGCAAAACGCCCTATCTCGATGTGCTCAGCATCGATCTGACCCAGTGGGCGACGGCTGGGCGGCTTGATCCGGTGATTGGCCGCATCCAGGAGATCGAGCGGGTGATCGAAATTCTGTCGCGGCGCACCAAGAATAACTCCGCGCTGATCGGCGAGCCTGGCGTTGGCAAGACGGCCATCGTGGAAGGGCTAGCCCAGCGCATTGCTTCCGGCGATGTGCCCGACACGATTAAAGGCAAGCGCGTCGTCTCGCTGGATATGGGCGCGCTGGTGGCGGGCACCAAGTATCGCGGCCAGTTCGAGGATCGGCTGAAGCGGGTGATCGATGAGATCAAGGATACGCAGTGCATCGTGTTCATCGATGAGTTTCACACGATCGTCGGGGCGGGCGGCGGTGAGGGATCGCTGGACGCGGCGAACCTGCTCAAACCCGCACTGGCGCGTGGCGAGATCCAGCTGATCGGTGCGACCACGGTGTCGGAATATCGCAAGCATATCGAGCGTGACGCCGCGCTGGAACGTCGTTTCCAGCCGGTGCTGGTGGAGCAGCCAACCGAAGAAGAAGCGCTCAATATTCTGCGCGGCATCAAGAGCCGCTACGAAACCTTCCACCAGCTCCAGATCTCAGAAGACACGCTTAAAGCAGCCGTGACGCTCTCGGCGCGCTACCTGCCGGATCGCTTTCTCCCCGATAAAGCGATCGATCTGCTGGACGAGGCTGCCGCGCGGGTGCGCGTGTTTCGTCCCACGACGCCGCCATCGCTGCGAACGGCCCGGCGCGGACTGGAGGCGATTCGCAAAGAGCAGAGCGCGATCAGCGAGCATCAGCAGCCGGATCTGGCGGCCAGCCTCCGTGAGCGAGAAGCGCGTATGCTCGACTGGATCGCGCAGCTTGAGCACGCGCTTGGCGTTGGGCGAGACGGCGAAGCTTCGCAGCGGCCCTACGTCACCGAGGGAGACGTCGCCGAGGTGGTGAGCCGCTGGACCGGCATTCCGGTGCAACGGCTGCAAAGCGACGAAATGAGTCGTCTGCTCAACATGGAGGCTGCGCTGCATGAGCGGGTGATTGGGCAGCATGAGGCGATCACGAAAATTACCAATGCGGTACAGCGGGCCAGAGCGGGCCTGAATGATCCCAAGCGTCCAATCGGCTCGTTTATCTTCCTGGGACCAACCGGCGTCGGCAAGACCGAGCTGTCGCGGGCGCTGGCGGAGTTTCTCTTTGGCTCTGAGCATTCGCTGATCAAGATCGATATGTCGGAATTCCAGCAGTCGCACAACCTGGCGCGGCTGGTCGGCTCGCCTCCCGGCTATATCGGCTATGGCGAAGGCGGCCAGTTGACCGAGGCGGTACGACGCAGGCCGTATGCGGTGGTGCTCTTCGACGAGATCGAGAAAGCCCATCCCGATGCATTCAATCTGCTGCTCCAGGTGCTAGAGGACGGCCAGCTCACCGACGGCCAGGGACGGCGCGTGGACTTCCGCAACACGATCATTATTATGACCTCAAACGTTGGTACCGATCAGATTCAGCGCGTGTCGCGGCTGGGCTTCTCGAATCTGGGTCGGAGCGACATCGATGCCGACGATGTGCGGCTGCGGGTGGACGGCGCGCTCAAGCAGCTGTTCCGTCCGGAATTTTTGAACCGCGTGGACGCGACGATTATCTTCCCGCCCCTGACCAACAACGAGATTCGCCAGATCGCCATGCTGATGATCAAACGGACGGAGCAGCAACTTAAAGAGCGCGATCTGTTCCTTGAGGTCCGCGAAGATGCCTACGAGCTGCTGGTCGAGCGCGGCTACGATCCGGTCTTCGGCGCTCGCCCGATGCGGCGCGTCATCACCTCCTTGATCGTGGACCCGCTCACCAAAGGCATCCTTGAGGGACGCTTCAGATCCGGCGATACCGTGATCGTCACGACGACGACAGCGGAGGATGGCTCGATGGAGCTTCAGCTCCAGCCGCTGCATGATTTCAACGATCTGATGGCCGAAGAAGGCATTCCCGCTTAGAACGTCCGCCACCGAGCGCGAGGCCTGCGGCACAAGCCCAAGCCTCGCGCTCCTGGCATTTCCGGAAGCCGCCTCACGAAATCGTACGAGGAGCTATGTCATGCGGCACCGCTACGATCGATTAACCCATGCACTCCAGGTCGTTTGCCGGGCGAGCGTTTGCTTACTGGCCCTTGGTCGCGCAGCAGCGGGCTGGGCCGCGCGCAGCGCCTGGTACTCCATCACGAAACGGCCACATTCCTGGCAATCGCTGCTAGGCGAAACGGTGGCTGAGCTGTGTGAATCGCTCGGCACAACCTATATTAAGTTCGGCCAGCTGCTCAGCACCCGCTACGACCTCATCCCATCGGCTATCCTCAAGCCGTTGGAGCGCCTCCAAGATCGCGTCGCTCCCTTTGATCCCCGGCACGTTCCGGAGATTCTTACCAGGGAGCTTGGCACTGCCCCAGGAAATGTTTTTGCGACGTTCGATGCGCAGCCGATCTCCAGTGCCAGCGTCGCCTGTGTGTATCGGGGAACGCTCCATAGCGGCCAGGCGGTTGCGGTCAAGATTCGTCGTCCCGGTATTATCCGCATGGTTGACACCGACCTGCGGCTGATGCGCTGGACCGCCGGCCTGATGGTACGCATCCCGGCGCTTCGCTCGGTGCCGATGGTTGAAGTCATCGACGAGCTAGGCGAAGCGATCACGCAGCAGCTCAATTTCCGCCATGAGGCCGACCATAACCGCCGATTCCGCAGCCACTTTGCCCATGATCAGCACGTACGCCTGCCAGCCCTTGTCGAGGAATATTGCACCGACGCGGTGCTGGTCATGGAGTTTCTACCGGATCTGACCCATATTAACGAGCTGTATGAGCGGGGCGTGGATTGTCGCAGCTCGATCGTGACCGCGCTCAAGGCGTTGTACCAGATGATTTTTATCGATGGTTTTATCCACTGTGATCTGCATCCTGGAAATATGTATTTTCAGAGCGATGGTCACGTCACTTTTCTGGACACGGGCTTCGTGAAAAAGTTTACCCCGGAGGAGCAGATCCTCTTCGCCAAGTTCTTCTTTGGGATTGTCACCAATGGCGGGCAACAATGCGCGACGATCATGCGCGACATCGCGCTATCGGTGCCACCAGCATTCGAGTATCCTGAGTTTGAGCGCGCGGTCTGCGATCTCATCGCCCGCAGCACCAAGACTCGCGCCGATAAGTTCCAGGTCGCCGGCTTCGCGATGCAGCTCTTCGATATTCAACGACGCTTCGGATTACGCGCCTCACCAAATTTCGTAATGGCAATCCTTGCGCTGCTGGTCTTTGAAGGAATCGTTAAAACGTACTGTGCCGATCTGGACTTTCAGCGCGAAGCTCAGCCGTTTCTGCTCAAGGTACTGATCCCGGTGTGGTCACGCCGAGCAAGCGGCACGACAGCCCAGGTAGAGCCGACAGCAGCGGCAGCCACGCCCGCGTAAAACACCATGCATCATCAACATCCGCTTGTGCGCGGCTCACGAGCTGCTACGAAGGCGGTCTGTGGGCGGCAATCGCTGCTGGTTTAGCTTACCAGCAGCGATTGTAGCTGCGGCGTATGATTGCCGCCGATATGGAACTGATAGTTAATCTGAAGAAACGCAGCTAACGGGATCACGCCGAACGGCGTTGGGTGCGTGCGGCCCAATACGTCAGGGTCCAGCGACCGAAGAAACACGTGATTACCACCAATCGCCGCAGCCAGGCTCAGCTTAAAGCCCGTCACCGGGGTTGTCTGCCATTCACGAATCCAAAATGGATCGTGGGTATGGATCGGCACCGGCGTGGTCGAATCGGCATCAAGGTAGAAGCTGGCCCACAGCGGAACCCGCTGCCACGAGCCGATGATATGCGAAAGAATTTCGCGCCCTGTCCAGCCGCCTCGTTCACGCGTATCAAGCTGCCTGGGAGTGATTTGGGCGAAGAGGTCGACTTGTGCCTGCCCGACCATATCCACCAGTGCGATCAGATCGGGAAGCGTTGGCATTGATGCCACACTCAGTGCATCAGGGAGCGTTGTCATACCAACTCCTTTCGTGCATACCGTGATGGGTGCGGCAACAGCGCGCACCCATCGAATGCATGTGTTCCATTAGTTAAGGCAGGGTACAACAAAGCTGGGGTGATAGCCAGGTTAGGAGCTTGGAGCATCGGGCTTTGCCGCAGGTGCCGATCACGTCAGCACTTGCTGCCCGCGCTGGTTTTAGCCTGCGTTATCGTAGGCGAGCTTGATCCACGCGACCAGCTCGTCGTCAACCTCCGACTCGTCGGTCAGCTTCACTTTGTGGGAACAGATATCTCCAGGGGGCAGCTCAATCAGGCGATCGGTCGGGGGCATGCCCTTCTTGTTCATGCCGACCTCGAAGCGCGTATTCGTGGCCGGGCCGATGGTAGCGAATTGTTTTTTCCGGCGCAGGCTGAGGTATGTTTTCTTCGGGGCGATCTCGAACGGGCCAAATTCTTGGATGCGAGCCATTAGCTTTTCGTGGATCGGGCGGAGTTTTGCTTTAGCACCTGCGTAGATTCGATCCAACTCCGGGTCGCTGGTCGGCTGGGTTTCCAGAACGGTTTCCGTGGCTTCCATGAGAGATTCTCCTTCTGACGGCGTGAAGCGAGAGGCTTCGAATCTTCCGTCACAGCTCCACATCCTGAAACTGGATGAGGTTGATTGATAGGTACTCTAGCAGATGCAGCGGCCAGGCAACAGCGCGCTCACGACAGTTTTAGGCTACCAGCTATGGCAGATGCTTCCTGTCGGACTCGACAGGTGCCAGGCCGTGCAGGCGTGCTGTGGGGCGTCAGCCGCTCAAAAAACCAGTGCTACAGGAGCGGTTGGTCACAGCTCTGCTGCTGCGGCTTTGGAACGCTGGAGATCGATCCAGGCTGCAAGCTTCGCGACTGTCGGACGATCAAAGAGCGTGCGTACTGGGACGTTTAGCTGAAATGTCTCGCGGACCCAGGCAATCAGCCGGATGCCCAGCAGCGAATTCCCGCCAAGCTTAGTGAAGCTGTCATGGATGCTTACCTGTTCCCGACCAAGCAGTGCAGCCCATTGCCCGGCCAGCAGCTCCTCGGTCGGGGTGCGTGGCGCGATGATGTCGCGATCGGGCTCCGAGACGGGAACATTGAGCGCCAGTAATCGCTGGCGATCGATCTTGCCGTTGGGCGTTTGTGGCAGCGTATCCAGCGGTACGAACCCGCTCGGCACCATATAGTCGGGTAGCCGCTGCTGGAGAAAGCGGCGCAGCTCCTGGGGAGCGCAGCGAGCAGAGAACCTGGCAGAATCGAGCTTGGGATTGGCTGCTGGTTGTTCGTTGTTCTGCTCCTGCGCCTCCTGGCTCTCAACGATGTAGGCTACAATCTGTTTCGCCCCAAGGGCACCCGCCTCACGCACCAGGACAATCGCCTCGCGCACGGCAGGATGCTGGCGCAGCACCGACTCGATCTCGCCCAGCTCAATGCGAAAGCCACGCACTTTCACCTGATGGTCGATCCGGCCCACAAACTCGATCAAGCCATTCGACGTATAGCGCACAAGATCGCCCGTACGGTACATACGGCTCCCTGAGCCCGCCGGAGCTGTTGTGGCAAATGGATTCGGCACAAAGCGCTCAGCGGTCAGATCCGGGCGATTACGGTAGCCACGGGCCAATCCGTCGCCGCCAATGAACAGCTCGCCGGGAACGCCCACCGACACGGGCTGCATCTGGCGATCCAAGATATATAGCTGCGTATTGGCGATCGGCTCGCCGATCAGAACGGATTCCGCTCCAAGCGGCGTGGCAGCCGACCAGATCGTAGTTTCGGTTGGCCCGTACATATTCCAGACCGCACCTGCCTTGGCCCGTAGCTGCTGCGCCAGATCCTGCGGGATCGCTTCGCCGCCGCACAAAATGCGCAGCGTGGGATCGCCGCGCCAGCCCGCATCCAGCAGCAGCCGCCAGGTAGCAGGCGTGGCCTGCATCACGGTTGCCTGCGAACTCGCCAGCGCTGCCAGCAGTTGATCGGCGTCTGCGGCGGCGCTGCGACTGACCAAGACAGTCCTCGCGCCGACGGTCAGCGGCAGGAAGATTTCGAGGCCGGCAATATCAAACGAGATAGTCGTGACCGAAAGCAGCGTATCCTGCTCGGTCAGGCCGGGTCGCTGGCGCATCGCATGGAGGAAGTTGACCACCGCGCGGTGAGGAATTTGTACGCCCTTGGGCTTACCGGTCGAGCCGGAGGTGTAGATGACATAGGCCAGATTGTCGGGCAGCGCCTCTGGCACCAGCGGGTCGGATGCTTGTTGTGCGACCATCGGCCAATCCCGATCAACACAGATGATCTGCGCGCTATGTTTGGGCAGCGCAGGCATCAACTGTGCTTGAGTCAGCAGCAGCGTCGCTTGACTCTCTGAAAGCATATAGGCCAGTCGCTCGGCGGGGTAGGCTGGATCGAGTGGGACATAGGCGCCACCCGCTTTCAGGATGCCCAACAGTCCGACGATCA
This region includes:
- a CDS encoding ATP-dependent Clp protease ATP-binding subunit, translated to MAEHIFDQFTRQARQVMQFASEEARAFNHPHIGTEHILLGLLHESEGIAAQALADLDIKLVSARQTVEFLVGTGHGSTYIEHPLTARALHVIDRAYEEAARLNQKEVSSEHLLLGLLRGGEGLATGVLDMLGVSPDQVRHQVMQALRDSGPPAAMSSNRSSSYPSRSASASASASANQSQSKTPYLDVLSIDLTQWATAGRLDPVIGRIQEIERVIEILSRRTKNNSALIGEPGVGKTAIVEGLAQRIASGDVPDTIKGKRVVSLDMGALVAGTKYRGQFEDRLKRVIDEIKDTQCIVFIDEFHTIVGAGGGEGSLDAANLLKPALARGEIQLIGATTVSEYRKHIERDAALERRFQPVLVEQPTEEEALNILRGIKSRYETFHQLQISEDTLKAAVTLSARYLPDRFLPDKAIDLLDEAAARVRVFRPTTPPSLRTARRGLEAIRKEQSAISEHQQPDLAASLREREARMLDWIAQLEHALGVGRDGEASQRPYVTEGDVAEVVSRWTGIPVQRLQSDEMSRLLNMEAALHERVIGQHEAITKITNAVQRARAGLNDPKRPIGSFIFLGPTGVGKTELSRALAEFLFGSEHSLIKIDMSEFQQSHNLARLVGSPPGYIGYGEGGQLTEAVRRRPYAVVLFDEIEKAHPDAFNLLLQVLEDGQLTDGQGRRVDFRNTIIIMTSNVGTDQIQRVSRLGFSNLGRSDIDADDVRLRVDGALKQLFRPEFLNRVDATIIFPPLTNNEIRQIAMLMIKRTEQQLKERDLFLEVREDAYELLVERGYDPVFGARPMRRVITSLIVDPLTKGILEGRFRSGDTVIVTTTTAEDGSMELQLQPLHDFNDLMAEEGIPA
- a CDS encoding AarF/UbiB family protein, whose product is MAELCESLGTTYIKFGQLLSTRYDLIPSAILKPLERLQDRVAPFDPRHVPEILTRELGTAPGNVFATFDAQPISSASVACVYRGTLHSGQAVAVKIRRPGIIRMVDTDLRLMRWTAGLMVRIPALRSVPMVEVIDELGEAITQQLNFRHEADHNRRFRSHFAHDQHVRLPALVEEYCTDAVLVMEFLPDLTHINELYERGVDCRSSIVTALKALYQMIFIDGFIHCDLHPGNMYFQSDGHVTFLDTGFVKKFTPEEQILFAKFFFGIVTNGGQQCATIMRDIALSVPPAFEYPEFERAVCDLIARSTKTRADKFQVAGFAMQLFDIQRRFGLRASPNFVMAILALLVFEGIVKTYCADLDFQREAQPFLLKVLIPVWSRRASGTTAQVEPTAAAATPA
- a CDS encoding DinB family protein; translated protein: MTTLPDALSVASMPTLPDLIALVDMVGQAQVDLFAQITPRQLDTRERGGWTGREILSHIIGSWQRVPLWASFYLDADSTTPVPIHTHDPFWIREWQTTPVTGFKLSLAAAIGGNHVFLRSLDPDVLGRTHPTPFGVIPLAAFLQINYQFHIGGNHTPQLQSLLVS
- a CDS encoding DUF5655 domain-containing protein produces the protein MEATETVLETQPTSDPELDRIYAGAKAKLRPIHEKLMARIQEFGPFEIAPKKTYLSLRRKKQFATIGPATNTRFEVGMNKKGMPPTDRLIELPPGDICSHKVKLTDESEVDDELVAWIKLAYDNAG
- a CDS encoding amino acid adenylation domain-containing protein — translated: MAIFPTSFAQRRFWLLEAYAPALGLCHVSQAYDISGQIDPAVLQRSLDALVARHEALRTTFHATDDLPVQVLATQSTFPLSEIDLRAESATTVEALALDLAAQEAQRPFDLQCGPLVRACLLRRSDDRALLLLTLHKIIADASSIHILMRELASLYSAFATDQTAHLPELPIQYVDVAVWQHQQMEADRLSNQVEYWQRQLAALPALELPTDRPRSATPTFSGAVQSRVMSARLSPALEDLARAEDATLFMVLLAAFNVLLYRYSQQTDLAIGTPIVNRNRAEIADVLGVFSNTLVMRSDLSGNPSFRQLLHRVRQVAIQGYTHQDLPFERLIELVQPEPDFSRPALFQAMFMLQPPVADLAFAGLTLTPQLVSSQAAQFDLNVSVQPATQGLCVAAEYNTHLFDPATIERMLGHFETLLTAIARQPDQRIGVLPMLPDAEYQRILVDWNRTDADYPRTYCLHQLFEAQAARSPERIAVVCDGQQITYAELDRRSNQLARLLRERGVCPDALVAICMERTIDLIVGLLGILKAGGAYVPLDPAYPAERLAYMLSESQATLLLTQAQLMPALPKHSAQIICVDRDWPMVAQQASDPLVPEALPDNLAYVIYTSGSTGKPKGVQIPHRAVVNFLHAMRQRPGLTEQDTLLSVTTISFDIAGLEIFLPLTVGARTVLVSRSAAADADQLLAALASSQATVMQATPATWRLLLDAGWRGDPTLRILCGGEAIPQDLAQQLRAKAGAVWNMYGPTETTIWSAATPLGAESVLIGEPIANTQLYILDRQMQPVSVGVPGELFIGGDGLARGYRNRPDLTAERFVPNPFATTAPAGSGSRMYRTGDLVRYTSNGLIEFVGRIDHQVKVRGFRIELGEIESVLRQHPAVREAIVLVREAGALGAKQIVAYIVESQEAQEQNNEQPAANPKLDSARFSARCAPQELRRFLQQRLPDYMVPSGFVPLDTLPQTPNGKIDRQRLLALNVPVSEPDRDIIAPRTPTEELLAGQWAALLGREQVSIHDSFTKLGGNSLLGIRLIAWVRETFQLNVPVRTLFDRPTVAKLAAWIDLQRSKAAAAEL